AAGCGCGACCCGATCCAGATCGATCCGGTCGCCGCTGCTTGCAGCCATGGCGGTCTCGACCGAGAGGTCGGCGAGAAACGCGATCCGGTCCGCATCCCAGCGGCCGGTCATCGTGGTTGCGGCGAGGTTCGAGAGCAGTTCTCGGTCGGTCGAGTCGATCGCCGTTCCCAGGTCCGAGACCGTCTCAAGCGCGTGATCGAGGGCGATTCGATACCCCTGGATCACCGTTCGCGGGTGGAGGCCGTCATCGAGCAGGCCGTCGGCCTCGCCGAGGAGGTCCCCAGCGAAGAGCACCGTCGAGGAAGTGCCGTCGCCCTGGCCCGACTCCTGACTTTCCGCCGTCGAGACCAAAAGCGAGGCGGCCGGGTGTGTGACATCGAGTCGATGCAGGATGCTCGACCCGTCGTTCGTGACGATCACCGTCCCGTCGGAGATCAACATCTTGTCCCGGCCCCGTGGCCCGAGGGTGCTCCGGACCGTCTCCGCGATCGCCTGGGCCGCGGTAATGTTGGCGTCGAGGGCAGTTTCACCGCTTGCCTGCTGGGTCGAACGCGAGATGGACTGGATCGGTGTCTGGGATCGGTGACCACGCATCGTTCCACGAGTTGGGTTGCCAACCATATTACGTTACCGTGTGACACGACACGGGATCTTACAGCAGCACGCCCAGGCCAGTCACCAGAAGCCAGGCGACCCCGATGGCCGCGACCGCGCCGAGGAAGTTCACGAGGGCGTATCCGGTGGCGAGAAATTGGTCGCCAGCCTCCCAGAGCTGTACCGTATCGACCGAAAACGAGGAGAAGGTCGTAAACGAGCCACAGAGACCAACACCGAAGAGCAGCATCGTCGAGTTCGTGACCCCCGCGAAGGTGAGCAATCCGAGCAGGAAACTCCCCAGGACGTTCACCGTGAGCGTGCCCAGGGGGAATTCCTCATGCTCGACCCAGGTGCTGACGACGTGACGGAGCGATGCCCCGATCATGCCACCGAACCCGACGAGATAGGGCTCCGCAGTGCCGCCCAGTTCCTGAAGCAGTTGGTCGATCATTTCGATCCCTCCATCGAGTGCGCGAGGTGCCGCCCCAGCAACACACCCGCGAAGCCGAGCCCGTAGCTGGCAAAGAGATTCACAAGCCCGAGCACTGGCGTAGCCTGGACCGTCTCCATGGCGAACGTACTGTAGGTCGTAAACGAGGAGAGGACGCCGGTGCTGAGCACCGTTCTGGACGGGGCCGAGAGCAGATCCGTCTTGAGTGCCTCGTAGGCGAGGAATCCAAGCACTGCACTCCCGAGCGCGTTGACCACCAGTGTCCCCCCGAGACCGGGCGAGAACTGCCCGATCAAAAATCGTAGATTCGAGCCGAGAAAGCCGCCCACCGCGATGAGGGCGAACGTCTCGGCGTGTTCGAGGGGATGGGTGGAACCCATTGGATCGGCCTCCGGGTGGAACGGGCTTAAGCGTGATTCACCGGCCCCTTTCCCAATTCCTCCGTTTCGGCCCCGAAATCGTAGCTTTCCGCTCGAAAGTGATAGGATCGCAACTAGAACTAAGTAGCACGACGGCCTATTCAAACGCGGGGAGACCCGCCAAACCGAGGGGATCATTCATGCCAGTAATCGAAGAACTGGGGATCGGGTTGTACTACGTCGGGGCCGTGTTGATCGTCAACGGGCTGTGGTTGTTGGGGTATGGGGAGGATAGGGACGTTGCAATCCTGAATCTGCTCACCGGCGTCATCACGTTCCTGATCGCGGCCTACTGGGCGTTCGTGCCTGGGACCGAAGGGACAGCGTTCAACGCCGCTGGAACCCTGCTGTTCTCGTTCACCTATCTCTGGGTGTTCGCGAACGCGATCAGGGAAAAAGAGGACCAGCGGGGCTTTGGCTGGTACTGCCTTTTCGTCGCCGCCATCGCCGTGCCCACAGGGCTCATCGTCTTCCAGAGCGGTGATCTGGGACTGGCCTTGCTCTGGTGGATTTGGGCCGTGCTCTGGTTTTCCTTCTGGCTCCTGCTGGGTATCGAACGGACCGAATACAACGACCTCGTCGGGTGGTACACCCTGGCAGTCGGCATCGTCTCCGGGGCCGCGGGGTTCGTCATGGCCGCTGGCTGGTGGCCCGTTATCTGACCCAAAACCGCCTTTTGATGGGTCAAATCCGCCGACTATCGGCATTTATTGAAAGAATTACATAATAGTTATTTGTTGCGCTGCCAACGATTAGGTGGGGAGAGAGAACACCCCGCATACCATGCCAGAAGTACAATTCGAGGTCGATACGGACAAACCGGCAGACGAACAACCAGGGGCGAATCCGTTCAATCGGTGGCATCCCGACATCCCGGCCGTCATCGAGGCCGAGCCGGGCGAGCGGATGCGTCTCGAAGCACTGGACTGGACGGGGGGCCAGATCAACGACGACGATAACGCAAATGACGTTCGTGACGTGGACCTGAACCAGGTACACTACCTGGCAGGGCCCGTCGAAGTGAAGGGGGCCGAGCCGGGGGACCTCCTGAAAGTCGAGTTCCACGACATGGGCCCGCTGAACGACCGGTGGGAGTACGGGTTCACGGGGACCTTCTCCCAGAAAAACGGTGGCGGTTTCCTGACCGACCACTTCCCGGAGGCCGCAAAGTCAATCTGGGACATCGACGGTTATACCGTCTCCTCCCGGCATATTCCGGACATCAGCTATCAGGGGAAAATCCATCCGGGGTTAGCCGGGACCGCCCCCAGCATGGAACTGCTCGAAGAGTGGAACGAGCGGGAGCAGGAACTCATCGATAAACACGAGGCGGACCCAGAATCCATCCACAACCACCCGACCGGCGAGCCAGACCCGCCGGTCGCGAACCCGCCGACCAAAGACGGCGCGTTGATGGGCGAGATGGATCCGGACGAAGCAGACGCGGCCGCAGAAGTGGCCGCCCGCACCGTTCCGCCGCGGGAGCACGGCGGGAACCACGACATCAAGGACCTCTCGCTTGGCTCCACGATCTACTTCCCCGTGTACGTCGAGGGTGCGAAGTTCGGCATCGGCGACTTCCACGCCTCGCAGGGTGACGGGGAGATCACCTTCTGTGGCGCCATCGAGATGGCCGCCTACATCGACGTCGAGTTCGATCTGGTCAAGAACGGAATGGAGAAGTTCGGGGTCGATCACCCGATCTTCGAGCCCGGCAACCGGGGGCCGAACTTCGATGAGTATGTCACCTTCAACGGCTACTCCGTCACGGAGGACGGCGAGCAGCACTACATCGATCCGCACGTGGCCTACCGGCGCTCCGCCCTCGACGCCATCGAGTACCTGAAGAAGTTCGGGTACACGGGCGAGCAGGCCCTCCACATCCTGGGCACGGTGCCGATCGAAGGGCACCTCAGCGGCGTCGTGGACGTCCCCAACGCCTGTACGACCCTGGCGCTCCCGAAGGGCGTCTTCGAGTTCGACATCTCCCCGGAGGCACTCGGCGAGCCGGAAGACCGCGGCCAGATCCCGATTACGGACGACCCGCTGCAATAATCTTCTCGCCAACTACTTTTTCTTCAGTTCAGTCGAGAGATTTGGATCCGCACGCACCGCCGTCGCGAGCGTTTCGAGCAAGGGGGCCAGCCGATCATGGTTCGATGAACTCACATCCAGGTCGTCGTACCTGGTCGCCCCGACGAGTGCGAGTCGAATGACGTCGTTGGTCTCCAGTACGGGGGTTTCGGCCGACTCGTTCAACTGGTCCCGGATTTCCGCGAGCAAATCTCGCGTGTCTTTGGACATCGTCAGGGAAACCTGAACGGTTCGTGGGACATCCTCGTGGAGTGTCGTCACAGTCTCACCGATCTCCGGGCGGTCTGCTGTCATATGCCATCCATCGTGGGCCCGTGCCTAAATTTGTGGGGCGAAACACGGTCCCGAGCACTAAGTCGCGGGACGAAATTTGATATGTCTGCCTGACATACACTCACACATGCGGAAAATACTCGTCCCGGTCGACGGTTCGGAGCATGCAGACGCCGCGCTGGCGTATGCCATCGAACGGTTCTCCGACGCGGAGATCACCGCGTTGCACGTAGTCGATCTCCCACAAGGGTACTTCGCAGCCACGGCGGGAGACCCCGAGGAGATTCCATCAGTCGAGCACCGCAAGGAAGAAGCCAAGGAGCTACTGGAAGCGGTCGAAGCCGAGGCCGAGCAGTTCGGCGGACACGTCGACACGGACATCGCGACCGGCGATCCAGCGGACGAGATCCTCGAATACGCCTCCGCACACGACTTCGACGAGATCGTGATCGGGAGCCGTGGGATCTCGGGGGTCGGCCGAATCGTGTTCGGGAGCGTCGCCGAGAAGGTCGTCAGGCGGGCGGAAATCCCGGTCGTCGTGGTTCACTGACGGGCCACCGACCGAGGATTTTTGGCTCCCGGTAGCCAATCCAGGTCGAATGGCTGGTCAGGAGCCGCTGGATCGCTGCGAGGACGAGGCCGAGGGACCCGGCCACAGCCACGAACCGACGAGCAGCCGGAAGTTGGCCATCGTCGCCGCCATCAATCTCGTCGGCTTTCTCGGGGAGTTTGCGGGCGGACTGCTCTTCGGATCGGTCGCGCTGTTGAGCGACGCCGTTCACATGCTGTTCGACGCACTGGCCTACGTGATGGCCTTTGCGGCCGCCTACGTCGCCGCGAACTACGACGGGTCGGCCCGCTTCTCGTATGGCCTGCACCGCCTCGAACCGCTGGCTGCGTTCCTGAACGGGCTGTTTCTCATTCCCATGGTCGGCTTCATCCTCTGGGAGTCCTACCAGCGATATCTCGCCCCGATCGAGATCGGAACCGGTCCCACACTCCTGATCGCGGTTGGCGGGTTGCTGATCAACCTGGGTAGCGTCTACGTGCTCCATGGCGGCGAGATGAGCCTCAACGAGCGGGGTGCGTTCTATCACCTGCTCGGGGACGCCGGCGGCTCGGTCGCGGTCATCGTCTCCGTGACCGTCGTCGAACTGACGGGTGTGACCGCGATCGACCCGATCACGGCCGTGCTGATCGCCGGCCTCGTCCTCTGGTCGGCCGGGAAAGTCCTTCGAGGAAGTGCGGCGATCTTCGTCCTCAGGACGCCCTTCGATCCGGAGACCGTCCGCGAAGAGATCCGGTCGCTCGAGGGAGTTATTCAGGTCGAGGATCTGCACGCCTCCCAGATCTGCAGTCGGCTCACCGTCGCGAGCGCCCACGTCCGGACGGCGGTCGAGACCATGACCGAGGCCGACCAGCTCACGACCGAGATCCACCAGATCCTCCGTGATCACGGGGCCAATCACGTCACCGTCGAATTACACCCTCGCGACGGAGACGAGCGGACGTACTCGCTCGATCACAGCCACTGAGAACGGTTCTCTCAGAGCAGTCCCCAGAGTAAGCCGGCCCCCGTCGCGGCGACCGCCACGAGGCTGATGTAGAGGGCGGTGCGTTTCGCACCGATCGTCTTCCAGATCACGAGCATGTTGGGCAGCGAAAGCGAGGGGCCGGCGAGCAGCAGCGCCAGCGCCGGCCCGTCGGCCATGAGCCCCTGAGTGTACCCAAAGAGCGAGCCAACGATGGGCACCTCCAGCAGGGTCGGCATGTACAGAACGGCTCCGATTATCGAGCCCAGACCGGCCGAGAGCACGGTGGTCTCGCCGAAGATACCCTGGGTAAGGAGCCCCGGTGCGACCTTGTGGGCGACGAAGGTCTGTTCGCCGGCCTGGATCGTCTCGAGCGGGTTCATCCCCTGGGCGAGAGCGGCGACCGCGCCGATGATCCCGATGACGAAGGTGCCGGCGAGCAGGAGCGGGAAGATCGATCGGGTGAAAAACCACGTCTCCTGAAGCCACTTCTCGATCTCGCCCCGATCGAACTCCGCCCACAGCAGGTAACCAAGAAGCGCGAAGAAGGGCGCGAGAAGCGGTGCTTTGACCGCCCAGCTAAGCAGCCCGGTGGCGGCGATCAGCAGGATTGCGACCTGACTCCCGAAGAAGCCGGCTGTCACCCAGGTCGGTCGCCGAGTCGCCACCTGGCCGCCATCAGTCGCCACCGGTTGGGACGACTGCTGGTCCG
This region of Halodesulfurarchaeum sp. HSR-GB genomic DNA includes:
- the fmdA gene encoding formamidase, giving the protein MPEVQFEVDTDKPADEQPGANPFNRWHPDIPAVIEAEPGERMRLEALDWTGGQINDDDNANDVRDVDLNQVHYLAGPVEVKGAEPGDLLKVEFHDMGPLNDRWEYGFTGTFSQKNGGGFLTDHFPEAAKSIWDIDGYTVSSRHIPDISYQGKIHPGLAGTAPSMELLEEWNEREQELIDKHEADPESIHNHPTGEPDPPVANPPTKDGALMGEMDPDEADAAAEVAARTVPPREHGGNHDIKDLSLGSTIYFPVYVEGAKFGIGDFHASQGDGEITFCGAIEMAAYIDVEFDLVKNGMEKFGVDHPIFEPGNRGPNFDEYVTFNGYSVTEDGEQHYIDPHVAYRRSALDAIEYLKKFGYTGEQALHILGTVPIEGHLSGVVDVPNACTTLALPKGVFEFDISPEALGEPEDRGQIPITDDPLQ
- a CDS encoding cation diffusion facilitator family transporter; this translates as MAGQEPLDRCEDEAEGPGHSHEPTSSRKLAIVAAINLVGFLGEFAGGLLFGSVALLSDAVHMLFDALAYVMAFAAAYVAANYDGSARFSYGLHRLEPLAAFLNGLFLIPMVGFILWESYQRYLAPIEIGTGPTLLIAVGGLLINLGSVYVLHGGEMSLNERGAFYHLLGDAGGSVAVIVSVTVVELTGVTAIDPITAVLIAGLVLWSAGKVLRGSAAIFVLRTPFDPETVREEIRSLEGVIQVEDLHASQICSRLTVASAHVRTAVETMTEADQLTTEIHQILRDHGANHVTVELHPRDGDERTYSLDHSH
- the crcB gene encoding fluoride efflux transporter CrcB encodes the protein MIDQLLQELGGTAEPYLVGFGGMIGASLRHVVSTWVEHEEFPLGTLTVNVLGSFLLGLLTFAGVTNSTMLLFGVGLCGSFTTFSSFSVDTVQLWEAGDQFLATGYALVNFLGAVAAIGVAWLLVTGLGVLL
- a CDS encoding permease, with product MASVELLVQILRAGFDETLSYLTLHVITCLVPAFFIAGGISAVLSDHFVTKYLSGDAPKLQAYSIASVSGVALAVCSCTILPMFAGLYKKGAGIGPATAFLFSGPAINVLAVVFTARVLGLPLGGARAFFAVSMAAFIGLVMAFVFGDEADQQSSQPVATDGGQVATRRPTWVTAGFFGSQVAILLIAATGLLSWAVKAPLLAPFFALLGYLLWAEFDRGEIEKWLQETWFFTRSIFPLLLAGTFVIGIIGAVAALAQGMNPLETIQAGEQTFVAHKVAPGLLTQGIFGETTVLSAGLGSIIGAVLYMPTLLEVPIVGSLFGYTQGLMADGPALALLLAGPSLSLPNMLVIWKTIGAKRTALYISLVAVAATGAGLLWGLL
- a CDS encoding CrcB family protein is translated as MGSTHPLEHAETFALIAVGGFLGSNLRFLIGQFSPGLGGTLVVNALGSAVLGFLAYEALKTDLLSAPSRTVLSTGVLSSFTTYSTFAMETVQATPVLGLVNLFASYGLGFAGVLLGRHLAHSMEGSK
- a CDS encoding universal stress protein, whose product is MRKILVPVDGSEHADAALAYAIERFSDAEITALHVVDLPQGYFAATAGDPEEIPSVEHRKEEAKELLEAVEAEAEQFGGHVDTDIATGDPADEILEYASAHDFDEIVIGSRGISGVGRIVFGSVAEKVVRRAEIPVVVVH
- a CDS encoding AmiS/UreI family transporter — its product is MPVIEELGIGLYYVGAVLIVNGLWLLGYGEDRDVAILNLLTGVITFLIAAYWAFVPGTEGTAFNAAGTLLFSFTYLWVFANAIREKEDQRGFGWYCLFVAAIAVPTGLIVFQSGDLGLALLWWIWAVLWFSFWLLLGIERTEYNDLVGWYTLAVGIVSGAAGFVMAAGWWPVI